The sequence GCAGACTGATGCCGCCAAAACCCCTGAGTGGCAATTCAATGAAGTAGCTAAAGGCTTCGATGCAGCCTATGTGCAACAGGGCGGTGATTTCCAGTAATAGCGGCCACTTAAGTTTGCGACTCTGGGCAAGGGCGCCGGCACCAATAAGCAGTAAATAAGGCAGATACAAAAGCGGCGCATAGCTTTGGGATAACAGCATCATAGGTGCAGTCGAACCACCGACTAAGGCGATCACGGCGATCACTTTGGCATCTAAGCGCATCGACAGGCCATAACCTGCCAAAGTGATCAATAACAGTAAGATAAAACTCGCGCTATTAGGTATTAACTCAAAATACGGCCCAATAAAGTACGCGCAGAGATAATTAAGTATGAGTCCGAGTCCGACAATACCTGAGCCAAAATCAGCCATACCCGCGCGTTTTTGGCGAATAAAAATCCCGCCCACTATGATAGCGTTCGCGCTGGCAAACCCGAGTAGCGCTTTGCCAAGTTCTGAAAACCAATGGTTGATTGAATATTGCAGTAAATACCCAAAGCCTAAGGTCAGGGTGATAATGCCTGCGACAGTCATCAAAAAGACAGGTCCTAATCCCTTGGCCTGATAATGATGGTAGAAAGATTTGACTTGCTCGTTGACTGCCGCAAAGGGGGCCATGACGGCCGCGAGTCCTTGGGATAACAACTCATCAAATTGACTCGCCACTTGCACGCTTGCCTGCAATTTGACTTCATCACTCAGTTGTTGATCTTGCGCTTGGTGTTCGGTTTTAGCGGTTTGTTCTGTCGAGGTATTTTTCGTTTTTATTTGCCAAGGGTCTTCTTGCCAAGCGTTTTGCTGCCATGGGTTGGGTTCTGCGGGAGCTGGCGCTACGGAAGCTGGCTCAAGGGTTGGTGTTTGTGCCGCATAGGTTAATGTAGGCGCGTTATCGGCGGCGGTGAGCACAGATGCAATCGATGAAGCACTCGCTGCCATATTCAGAGTGGTTTCAGTGGCGTCTTCAGTCGCAATTTGCTGACTTAAGGTCTCGAGCTTAGTGGAGAATTCTGCTAATTGACGACTGAGCGAAGATTGCTGCGATAAATGCAGCGATTGTAGCTGTGCCAGCTCAGCTTTTAATTGGGCAACGTCATCCTTTAACGGCATATCTCATTCCTAAGTGTTTAACTCATAAACCTTTGTCGGCAAGAATTGTACTTGTATGTGTATTTTTCGGCTAGTTTTTGTTGATTTTTAGGAAATCTCCGACTGCGACTTTTCCAACATGTCATTGCTCAGCATAAAAAGAGCCCTGTATAAAAAAGAGCCAGATATTGCTGGCTCTCATTTAACGTGTCAATTTCGATGAGTTTATTTTTTCTGTGCCTGTAGGATCACAAATTTACCGTTGGAGGCGACTGTGGTGCAGTTCTTAAATAAGCGCTGTAATTTTACATGGTAAGCCAGATGACGGTTGCCGACGATATGTAAGATCCCCCCCTCTTTTAAGCGGCGGCGGGCATCTAAAAACATCTGCCAGGCAATATGATCGGTAATGGCTTCACCTTGATGGAACGGCGGATTACACAGTACCAGATCCGGTTGAACTTCTTCTGGCAGATGCGTCATGCAATCGTCCCAATAAAAGTGGCCTTTGTCTGCGGGCAATTGGTTGCGTGCCCAGTTTGCCTTGGCTGATGCGACTGCCATTTCAGAATCGTCGATAAAGTGGATGTCAGCCTCTGGGAATAACTGGGCGGTGCGTAACCCCAGCACGCCATTGCCACAGCCGAGATCAACAATCGACTTAAAATTCCCTTTGGGCAGATTCTCTAGCATGATGCGTGCGCCAATATCGAGTTTGTTGGCGGCAAACACATTACTTAAATTGCTGATCTCAAGTTGATATTCGGGTACGGCCCAAGTCACTTCTTTGGCTAATGGTCTTGGTTTGCCATCGCTGACACAGGTGATCACTCGCGTGTTTTTCCACGCTAAACTGGCGCTTGCGGGGCCTAAATGTTTAGCAAAGATGTCGAGTAAGGCGCTATTGATCGATTTGGCTTTGGCGGCCACTAATACACGAGTGCCTGCAGGTAACACTTGCGACAAGCGCGTTAGCTGGTGGGCAAAGTAGCTTAAGTTCTTAGGCAACTTCATCAATACTAAGGCTAAGTTTTCCGGCAAGGTATCGCGGCTGGTAAACCACTGCAGATTATCCATCGGCAACTGATTGCGGCCATGATTTTGCTCTGTGCCTAAAAAGCTGGTTCTAGCATCGGTTTCAACAAATAGTGGCCAACTTGGATGCAATTTAGATAAACCGCAGCTTAAGGCGCCGAAACTGTCGTTGACAATAGCGGTTGGCACGGCGGCTTGCTCTGACTCAATAAGGCTTTTGAGTAAGTGTTCATCGGCGGCATCCCAAGCTTGAAGATTGGATTCCTGCTGAGCTGGATACCGTAAGAGTTCGAGTTCAACACCCGCTACTGAAAATTGTGTTGTCATGTGCCACACTGCGCCAATAAATTTAAGGCGCAGATTATCGCAGATTTCATGGTTGAGTGCGACGGCTCGCATGGAGGACGTCAATGCAACAAGGTAAGTTAGGGTTTGATACAGAGGGTGAGGCTCAAATTAAACCGCCCATCACCTTAGTGCGGGGTTATCTTAATACTGAGCAGCAAGCGGCGCTAATGAAAGAAGCGCAGACCTATCCCTTAAGTCGCCCCGAAATCCAAGTCTTCGGTCAGTTTCACGCGATCCCTCGCCAGCAAGTGTGGTTTGGCGATCTGGGCTGCGACTATTTATATTCAGGACTGTTTATCCGCGCCCTACCTTGGCCTAAATATGCTCACAAGTTGAGGGATAAGTTAGCGCGGGATTATGGCTTGGAGAGCAACGGGGTATTAGTGAATCGCTACGCCGATGGTAAAGATTGTATGGGCGCCCACAGTGATGATGAACCTGAAATTGCTCAGGGGAGTCATATTGCTTCTATTACCTTAGGCGCCACGCGGGATTTTGTGCTTAAGCATAAGCACAGCCAAACCAAGTACAGCATCAGTTTGAACAGTGGCGATCTACTGATCATGCATTGGCCCATGCAAAGTGATTGGCTGCATAGCCTCCCTAAACGGTTGAAAGTAAAAGAGCCACGTTGGAACTACACCTTTAGGCAATTAGTTGTAAATTATCATGGCTAAGATCTGTAATCGAAATGTGGCAATGGTAATAAAATAAAGTAAGCAATCTTGATGAGTGAATTTGATCTTTTGCACTTGAAGCAGTACTCTGCGCCCACTGGATTTTCCCATTCTGAGACTCGAATATGTCCAATACCCAAGAGCCAGTCACAGTGGCTAATATTATCACCCATAAGTTAACAGAAAACTTCTCACCGACCCACTTAGAAGTCCTTAACGAAAGCTATCGCCACCATGTGCCACCCAATTCCGAAACCCACTTTAAAGTGGTGTTGGTCAGTGAACTGTTTGATGGGTTACGCTTATTGGCTCGCCATCGTTTAGTCAATAGCTGCTTAGCCCATGAATTGGCAACGGGAGTGCATGCTTTATCTATACATACGTTCACCCAGAGCGAATGGGATGCTAACGTCGAAGTGCCAAAGACGCCTAATTGTCGTGGTTAAGCTATTAACCTGCTGCGCATCTTGAGCCACTCCATGGGAGTGGCTTTTTGTTTTAGGTCAAATGAAGGGCATTCTTTAGTTTCCCTGTCGAATTTTCTGTGTTAACAATATGTTTTATTTTTAAAGGCGTTAAGCACTTTGCGATCGCGTAAATGTGAGTATTTGATAAGACTCGATGCGCAGTGTGGGAGAAACTCGATGCATAAGTTTGGTAGCCTGCTTTTAGCGGTATTACTTTTAGGATTAGGTGGTTGTAAGCCACCATCCAGCAATACAGAAAAGGCAACACCAGACATTGCACTTAGAGCCGATGCGCAGATTATTGAATGGAAACTCGCGACCTCTTGGCCTAAAAACTTTCCTGGCTTAGGTATGGCTCCCGAACGATTTGCACGTTTAGTTGATGAGATGTCCAATGGCCGTTTAAAAATCACTGTCTATGGTGCGGGTGAGCTTATGCCCGCTTTTGCTGTTTTTGATGGCGTGAGTCAGGGCAAAATTCAAATGGCCCACGCGACTTCCTTCTACTGGAAAGGTAAATCTCCTGCGGCGCAGTTTTTTTCATCGATTCCCTTTGGTATGACTGCACAAGAAATGAATGGTTGGCTTCACTATGGTGGCGGTATGGCACTGTGGGAAGAGGTCTATCGACCCTTTGGGGTTATTCCGCTGGCGGGGGGCAATACGGGGATGCAAATGGGCGGTTGGTTTAATAAGCCCATTAATACCATTGCCGATTTTAAAGGATTGAGGGTCCGTATGCCGGGATTGGGTGGGGAAGTCTTAAAACGTGTTGGCGCTGTACCTGTTAATATGGCGGGGCGTGAGATCTATACAGCGTTGCAAACAGGTTCAATCGATGCGGCAGAATGGGTTGGACCCGTCAATGATCTTGCTTTTGGCTTGCATAAAGTGGCTAAGTTTTACTATTACCCCGGCTGGCATGAACCTGGTTCAAATATGGAATTTTTGATTAATAAAGCGGCATTTGAGAATTTGCCCGCCGATCTTAAGGCTATAGTCAAGGTTGCTGCCCGAGCCATTAATCAAGATATGCTCGATGAATATACTTCCCGCAATGTGTTAGCACTTGATACATTGGTCAAAGATAAAGGGGTGGTATTGAAAGAATTTCCCCCTGCGGTGTTGTCCGAGCTTGAGAAAATTTCAAGTCAAGTTATTGGGGACCAAGCAAATCAAGATCCTTTGATGAAGATTGTCCATGATGCCTACCGAACCTATGAGAGAGGTGTGCGCCAATATCACAAAATATCAGAAGATGCCTATAGTCAGTATCGTCAGCATTAGTATTTGATTTGTGATTTTATCTTTAATTAACTTATTATCGGCCTAATTTATTTAGTGTTATGCTTGCCGTCTATAATATAAATAGATTGTTGCAGTGGCGTTGATGTCGCCCTGAGAATTTGGAGATCCCCATGCCATTACTTGATAGCTTTACCGTTGACCATACTCGAATGAATGCTCCTGCGGTACGTGTTGCGAAACATATGAGTACACCAAAGGGTGATGCCATTACCGTATTTGACCTACGTTTTTGTACGCCGAATAAAGAAATCCTGAGCGAGCGTGGCATTCATACGCTGGAACATTTATTTGCAGGCTTTATGCGTGATCACTTAAACAGCAGCAATGTTGAAATTATTGATATTTCTCCAATGGGATGCCGTACAGGCTTTTATATGAGCTTAATTGGAGAGCCAACCGAGCATCAAGTTGCTGTGGCATGGTTAGCGGCGATGGAAGATGTATTAAAAGTCGTTGAGCAATCCGAAATTCCAGAGCTCAATGAGTACCAGTGCGGAACCTATGAGATGCATTCATTAGAGCAGGCGCAAGAGATCGCCCGTAATATCATCGCAGCAGGTGTGAGTGTGAATCGTAATGATGATTTAAAATTAAGTGATGAGATATTAGGTAAGCTATAAGCCATCATTCGTAGGGGAAAGCCATCCTTAACGGGCTTAACGACTCACAATGTCCTAGTGATATGAAGAAAGCGACCGTAGTCGCTTTTTTTTTCAAATAAATTCAGTTATTTTACAACTTAATAACAAATCGTGCGCTAACCAACATTATTTTGGGAGCTTGGCATGTCTAGTCGTTACTTTATCCTATCGTTTTGTGCCGTTGCGGTTTCTGTTCACTATTCAAGTCATCTTTTTGCGAATCCTCTCGACTCTCAAACCATCAATCTTTATGAAGTGAATGATATTTACCACAGTAGCGATGATGTGATAGCGCTGAGTCGCTTGAAAACCTTGACAATATTACCAGCCGATCACAGTGGCAATCCTGCAAATATCAGTATGCGCTCAGTTAGCCAAGGTGTGGCCGTGTTGCAGGACCGCGTTTACTTCTCACCGGCACCTTATTCAGCACCACAATTACAGTTATTGCCTAATCTACTGCAACAGCAAAGTGTGACAGTTACGCCATTATCGGAGATGACTGTTGGTGGGCAGGGGGCATTTGGGGTGATCAGCTATCAGAGCCTTGCGATGCTAGATCAAGCACAAGAGAGCAAAATCACAGTTGAAGGTTCGACTGACTCCGATATGAGTGCTGAAATGAATTGGGGGGTTAAGCAGAAAGAATATGGCACGATATTGGCGGTTAACTATGAAAAGAATAAAGGTGAGGGTGATTTTTTCACTGGCCGCGATACGGATAGAACAAGCACTGACATTCTTTTTAAGATTAATGCATCGAGTCTATTAGGGGCTAGAAACCCTCAGATGACCGAGTTTACCTATCAGTTTTTCGATGTTGATAGTTATCGCTCACTCTTGGGGGTGACTGGCGCCGACTGGTTGAAAAATCCCATGATGCAGTATTCCGCTAGCGCGGAAGACCAAGCCATAGGTCGATACCATAAATATCAACTTTCCCATCAGGTTAACCTCGGTAATAGCCAATTTATCACGGACTTTTATTATCACTCCTATGCCCAACAGTTAAGCCAAGTGAACCAATTCAATGGGCTCGTGATAGATAGGCAAAGTCTT is a genomic window of Shewanella putrefaciens containing:
- a CDS encoding methyltransferase, with the protein product MTTQFSVAGVELELLRYPAQQESNLQAWDAADEHLLKSLIESEQAAVPTAIVNDSFGALSCGLSKLHPSWPLFVETDARTSFLGTEQNHGRNQLPMDNLQWFTSRDTLPENLALVLMKLPKNLSYFAHQLTRLSQVLPAGTRVLVAAKAKSINSALLDIFAKHLGPASASLAWKNTRVITCVSDGKPRPLAKEVTWAVPEYQLEISNLSNVFAANKLDIGARIMLENLPKGNFKSIVDLGCGNGVLGLRTAQLFPEADIHFIDDSEMAVASAKANWARNQLPADKGHFYWDDCMTHLPEEVQPDLVLCNPPFHQGEAITDHIAWQMFLDARRRLKEGGILHIVGNRHLAYHVKLQRLFKNCTTVASNGKFVILQAQKK
- a CDS encoding alpha-ketoglutarate-dependent dioxygenase AlkB family protein, whose product is MQQGKLGFDTEGEAQIKPPITLVRGYLNTEQQAALMKEAQTYPLSRPEIQVFGQFHAIPRQQVWFGDLGCDYLYSGLFIRALPWPKYAHKLRDKLARDYGLESNGVLVNRYADGKDCMGAHSDDEPEIAQGSHIASITLGATRDFVLKHKHSQTKYSISLNSGDLLIMHWPMQSDWLHSLPKRLKVKEPRWNYTFRQLVVNYHG
- a CDS encoding BolA family protein: MSNTQEPVTVANIITHKLTENFSPTHLEVLNESYRHHVPPNSETHFKVVLVSELFDGLRLLARHRLVNSCLAHELATGVHALSIHTFTQSEWDANVEVPKTPNCRG
- a CDS encoding TRAP transporter substrate-binding protein — translated: MHKFGSLLLAVLLLGLGGCKPPSSNTEKATPDIALRADAQIIEWKLATSWPKNFPGLGMAPERFARLVDEMSNGRLKITVYGAGELMPAFAVFDGVSQGKIQMAHATSFYWKGKSPAAQFFSSIPFGMTAQEMNGWLHYGGGMALWEEVYRPFGVIPLAGGNTGMQMGGWFNKPINTIADFKGLRVRMPGLGGEVLKRVGAVPVNMAGREIYTALQTGSIDAAEWVGPVNDLAFGLHKVAKFYYYPGWHEPGSNMEFLINKAAFENLPADLKAIVKVAARAINQDMLDEYTSRNVLALDTLVKDKGVVLKEFPPAVLSELEKISSQVIGDQANQDPLMKIVHDAYRTYERGVRQYHKISEDAYSQYRQH
- the luxS gene encoding S-ribosylhomocysteine lyase, with the protein product MPLLDSFTVDHTRMNAPAVRVAKHMSTPKGDAITVFDLRFCTPNKEILSERGIHTLEHLFAGFMRDHLNSSNVEIIDISPMGCRTGFYMSLIGEPTEHQVAVAWLAAMEDVLKVVEQSEIPELNEYQCGTYEMHSLEQAQEIARNIIAAGVSVNRNDDLKLSDEILGKL